A single window of Nicotiana sylvestris chromosome 3, ASM39365v2, whole genome shotgun sequence DNA harbors:
- the LOC138887416 gene encoding uncharacterized protein has translation MNLDEVNEEELAEWVLALEGRGFWDRTLEFEPLHLENRETPPAKPSIEEPPKLELKPLPNHLSSWVSPVQCVPKKGCMMVVKNDNNELISTRIVMGWGICMDYRKLNLATQKDHLSLPFIDQMLDRLARRSHFYFLNGYSGYNQISIAPEDREKTSFTCPYGIYAFRRMPFGLCNAPTTFQRCMMAIFTDMVEDIMEVFMDDISVVGNSFDECLINLMRVLKQCIETNLVLNWEKCHFMLQEGIVLGHRVSSKGIEVDHAKVDVIAKLPPPTSVKAIRSFLGHAGFYQRFIKDFSKIANPLCKLLEKDHPFLFSDDYRVAFEELKKRLVTAPIIVAPNWEQPFELMCDASDYAVGAVLGQQKDKLMHPIYYASRTMSGAQLNYTVTEKEMLAVVFAFDKFRSYLIGSKGTENKVVDHLSRLEGAENAVEVEDILETFPNEQLLATNLEKVPWYADFANYLACGIVPYDLSSACHASPYGGHFGGFRIAGKVLEAGFFWPTVFKDTHQWVKGCNECQWTENISRRHEMPMNPIQELVFGKACHLPVELEHRAWWALKQLNLDIEAAGTTRITELHELDEFRHLAFESTKLYKERMKRLHDKNIVERNLNPGDMVLLYNSRLRLFPGKLRSRWSGPFRVVEVFPSGAVEIVIEKDSRTFRVNGKRLELYVGMSEPKEVSELHLTEPQRYALRMEKVDMYEEIRWREMEFLFDEPETGFYFPSLVTRLCLLDGVTTNPTDGALPAKAAFRASKITVGRDAPTTIELDDEDDAPAPMAPSRRSYDGAGSSRQPLTGAGFSRSQSSRPMLHSLEEEVAYLRSSVDDLHVRMDAMSQQHARSESRMLAWLRALGRACHVDPSTVSDFE, from the exons ATGAATTTGGATGAGGTGAATGAAGAGGAACTGgcggaatgggtgttggcattagagggtagagggttctgggatagaactctAGAATTTGAGCCCTTACACTTGGAAAATCGAGagactcctccagccaagccatctatcgaagaaccaccaaagctggagttaaagccattgcccaaccatctcag cagctgggttagcccagttcaatgtgtacCTAAAAAGGGCTGTATGATGGTAGTTAAGAATGATAACAATGAATTGATCTCTACAAGAATAGTCATGGGCTGGGgaatttgcatggattatagAAAGCTAAATCTAGCTACCCAGAAAGACCACCTCTCACTTCCCTttattgatcagatgttagacagacTGGCAAGGAGGTCACACTTCTATTTTCTGAATGGGTACTCAGGATACAACCAGATTtccattgcaccagaggacagagagaagacctctttcacttgtccttatggcatttatgcctttcggaggatgccctttggcttATGCAACGCACCCAccacattccaacggtgcatgatggccatattcactgacatggtagaggacataatggaggtgttcatggatgacatctcagtggtggggaattcatttgatgagtgcctgataAATCTGATGCGTGTGCTGAAACAGTGTATCGAGACTAACCTGGttctgaactgggagaagtgccacttcatgttacaagaaggcatagtcttgggacaccgagtgtcaagcaaaggaattgaggtggaTCATGCTAAAGTGGATGTAATAGCAAAGTTACCtcctccaacttcagtcaaagcaatcagaagcttccttgggcatgccggtttctaccagagattcataaaagacttctcaaaaattgccaaccctctctgtaagttgttagaaaaagatcatcCTTTCTTGTTCTCTGATGATTacagggtagcattcgaggaactgaaaaagagactggtcacagcacctatcattgttgcccccaactgggagcagccattcgaactcatgtgtgatgccagtgactacgcagtgggggCAGTGTTGGGACAACAGAAGGACAAGCTgatgcatccaatctactatgcaAGTAGAACGATGAGTGGAGCCCAACTGAACTATACGGTGactgagaaggagatgttggctgtggtgtttgctttcgacaagttcagatcatatctgattggttctaag ggcacagaGAACAAAGTCgttgatcatctatcacgacttgagggagctgaaaatgcagttgaggttgaagatattctggaaacctttccaaaTGAGCAGTTGCTCGCAACTAATCTTGAGaaagtgccatggtatgcagattttgcaaattacctggcatgcggtatagttccctatgacctttcatct gcttgtcacgcatcGCCTTacggaggacattttggagggtTCAGGATAGCTGGGAAAGTGCTTGAGGCTGGattcttttggccaacagtgtttaaagatacgcaccaatgggtgaagggctgcaatgaatgtcagTGGACCGAGAACATttcccgtcgccatgagatgcccatgaacccaattcaagag ttggtgttcgggaaggcctgccatttgccagtggaacttgaacatagagcatggtgggcactgaaacagcTGAATCTTGACATCGAGGCTGCGGGCACAACAAGGatcacagaattgcatgagctcgacgagttcagacatcttgcttttgagagcacaaagttgtacaaggaaagaatgaagaggttgcacgatAAGAACATTGTGGAGCGAAATTTGAATCCTGGAGATatggtgttgctttataactcacgattaaggctatttccgggtaaactcaggtcacgatggtctggaccatttagaGTAgtcgaggttttcccttcaggtgCTGTCGAGATTGTCATAGAGAAAGACTCtcgtacatttagagtcaatgggaaGAGATTGGAACTATATGTGGGCATGAGCGAACCAAAGGAAGTGTCCGAGCTACACCTGACTGAACCACAGAG GTATGCCCTCCGTATGGAAAAAGTAGACATGTATGAGGAAATCAGATGGAGGGAGATGGAGTTCTTGTTTGATGAACCTGAGACG GGGTTTTACTTCCCCTCACTTGTGACGAGGTTGTGTCTGCTGGATGGTGTCACCACCAATCCTACAGATGGAGCTTTGCCCGCAAAAGCGGCATTCAGAGCTTCAAAGATCACAGTGGGCAGAGATGCACCCACAACCATTGAGCTTGATGATGAGGATGACGCCCCAGCACCCATGGCACCATCCAGAAGATCTTATGATGGAGCCGGATCCTCTCGGCAACCCCTTACTGGGGCTGGGTTCTCTAGATCACAGTCCAGCCGACCCATGTTACATTCTTTGGAGGAAGAGGTGGCATATCTTCGCTCCTCGGTGGATGACCTGCATGTGCGTATGGATGCCATGTCTCAGCAGCATGCCAGGTCTGAGAGCCGGATGCTAGCTTGGTTACGTGCTTTGGGGAGGGCTTGTCATGTGGATCCTAGCACCGTCTCCGACTTTGAGTGA